The proteins below come from a single Isoptericola dokdonensis DS-3 genomic window:
- a CDS encoding response regulator transcription factor, whose product MIRVLLVDDDPLVRQLLSAVLAAAPDVDVVGTATDGDEVADAVAAHRPDVVLMDLQMRRVGGIAATAALQRRPDAPRVVALTSFGSDDAVRAALDAGVVGFVNKTADPEDVVKVLRDVAAGHGGLDPAAQRALIDGRGADRAGTDRQREAQVRLAALTAREREVVEWLPHGLSNPQIAERTYLSASTVKQHLSSAMRTLGVDSREALAVVVDRAGATARPD is encoded by the coding sequence GTGATCCGAGTGCTGCTCGTCGACGACGACCCCCTGGTGCGCCAGCTCCTGTCCGCCGTCCTGGCGGCGGCCCCGGACGTGGACGTCGTCGGCACCGCCACGGACGGTGACGAGGTCGCGGACGCCGTGGCCGCGCACCGGCCGGACGTCGTCCTCATGGACCTCCAGATGCGTCGCGTCGGCGGGATCGCCGCCACGGCCGCCCTGCAGCGCAGGCCGGACGCGCCGCGGGTCGTCGCGCTGACGTCGTTCGGGTCGGACGACGCCGTGCGCGCCGCGCTCGACGCGGGCGTCGTGGGCTTCGTCAACAAGACGGCCGACCCGGAGGACGTCGTCAAGGTGCTGCGGGACGTCGCGGCCGGGCACGGCGGGCTCGACCCGGCGGCGCAGCGCGCCCTCATCGACGGCCGGGGTGCCGACCGCGCGGGCACCGACCGGCAGCGGGAGGCGCAGGTCCGGCTGGCAGCCCTCACCGCCCGCGAGCGCGAGGTCGTGGAGTGGCTCCCGCACGGCCTGTCGAACCCGCAGATCGCCGAACGCACCTACCTGTCCGCCTCCACGGTGAAGCAGCACCTGTCGAGCGCGATGCGCACCCTGGGCGTGGACTCGCGGGAGGCACTCGCCGTCGTGGTGGACCGGGCCGGGGCCACCGCCCGCCCCGACTGA
- a CDS encoding DUF2235 domain-containing protein yields the protein MKRIVLCCDGTWNHAVNPRVTNVEKLQRCVVQGLVPGADDDVVQIVGYVGGVGARGYKVDQVLGGAFGYGLTRNVVDGYRFLATTWSPGDEIYVVGFSRGAFTARSVVGMIAQVGLLTPEAVDAGMLGEALSTYRLSLDEPGARRTKDTFRAAHSSSPRVRFLGVYDTVGALGVPGLTRGRSGFHDVVLSSIVDVARQGLAIDERRMTFTPCLWRVPAGDPPGRVQQVWFPGAHSDVGGGAPRTGLSDVALEWMADELERAGLVLDRARLARQRGNDPLVLDPGPNVLFRALNLGRRVVSRSGVVDGRQVFRDGLRVLALTSADGAPARSTTAEVQDAPPSGAGDGRWPDAVLLAETAVRYAVRDRYAERARNLSWWVEAAGGLELVPTVDVGVPPDDDRHLLTA from the coding sequence ATGAAACGGATCGTCCTGTGCTGCGACGGCACGTGGAACCACGCGGTCAACCCGCGGGTGACGAACGTGGAGAAGCTCCAGCGGTGCGTCGTCCAGGGCCTCGTCCCCGGAGCCGACGACGACGTCGTGCAGATCGTCGGCTACGTCGGCGGCGTCGGGGCTCGCGGGTACAAGGTGGACCAGGTGCTCGGCGGCGCGTTCGGGTACGGGCTCACCCGCAACGTCGTCGACGGCTACCGCTTCCTGGCGACCACGTGGTCGCCCGGCGACGAGATCTACGTCGTGGGGTTCTCCCGCGGCGCGTTCACCGCCCGCAGCGTCGTCGGGATGATCGCGCAGGTGGGGCTGCTCACCCCGGAGGCGGTCGACGCCGGGATGCTGGGCGAGGCGCTGAGCACCTACCGGCTGTCGCTCGACGAGCCGGGGGCACGCCGGACGAAGGACACCTTCCGGGCCGCGCACTCCAGCAGCCCGCGCGTGCGGTTCCTCGGCGTCTACGACACCGTCGGGGCGCTCGGCGTCCCCGGTCTCACCCGGGGCCGCAGCGGGTTCCACGACGTCGTCCTGTCGAGCATCGTCGACGTCGCCCGGCAGGGACTCGCCATCGACGAGCGCCGCATGACGTTCACACCGTGCCTGTGGCGGGTTCCCGCCGGCGACCCGCCCGGCCGCGTGCAGCAGGTGTGGTTCCCCGGCGCGCACAGCGACGTCGGGGGAGGGGCGCCCCGCACCGGGCTGTCCGACGTGGCGCTCGAGTGGATGGCCGACGAGCTCGAACGGGCCGGCCTCGTGCTCGACCGTGCCCGGCTCGCCCGCCAGCGCGGCAACGACCCCCTCGTCCTGGACCCCGGCCCGAACGTGCTGTTCCGTGCCCTCAACCTCGGCCGCCGCGTCGTGTCCCGGTCCGGGGTCGTCGACGGCCGACAGGTGTTCCGCGACGGTCTGCGCGTCCTCGCGCTCACGTCCGCCGACGGTGCTCCGGCCCGGTCGACGACGGCGGAGGTCCAGGACGCACCGCCGTCCGGCGCGGGAGACGGGCGCTGGCCCGACGCCGTCCTCCTCGCGGAGACGGCCGTGCGCTACGCCGTGCGGGACCGGTACGCCGAACGGGCGCGCAACCTCTCCTGGTGGGTGGAGGCCGCGGGCGGCCTCGAGCTCGTCCCCACCGTCGACGTGGGCGTACCGCCGGACGACGACCGGCACCTGCTCACCGCGTGA
- a CDS encoding universal stress protein: MTVLVAYHASPHGEAAVRTALEESQGRDVPLHVLVLDPQPAEAPTPDALASLLGPADVAVTYRGEHDEPADAILDTADAVGATLVVVGSRKRSSQGTFLMGTTTQRVLLDASVPVLVVKDVYDA; encoded by the coding sequence ATGACGGTGCTCGTGGCCTACCACGCCTCCCCGCACGGCGAGGCGGCTGTCCGGACGGCACTGGAGGAGTCGCAGGGCCGCGACGTCCCCCTCCACGTGCTGGTGCTCGACCCGCAGCCCGCGGAGGCGCCGACGCCGGACGCGCTGGCGTCGCTGCTCGGGCCGGCGGACGTCGCGGTCACCTACCGCGGGGAGCACGACGAACCGGCCGACGCCATCCTCGACACGGCCGACGCGGTCGGTGCGACCCTCGTGGTCGTCGGGTCGCGCAAGCGGTCCAGCCAGGGCACGTTCCTCATGGGCACGACGACGCAGCGGGTGCTGCTGGACGCGTCGGTGCCGGTCCTGGTCGTCAAGGACGTGTACGACGCCTGA
- a CDS encoding SufE family protein — protein MTDHAPTTPELPAQLAAIREDFLALTEPDRLQLLLEFSRELPELPERYALAPGLLEKVEECQSPVRAFAEVDDGVVHFYASAPQEAPTTRGFASILAQGLSGLTAREVLDVPEEFPLQLGLTRAVSALRLNGMAGMLTRAKRQVVEQLAAS, from the coding sequence ATGACCGACCACGCGCCCACCACGCCCGAGCTGCCCGCCCAGCTCGCCGCGATCCGCGAGGACTTCCTGGCGCTCACCGAGCCCGACCGGCTGCAGCTCCTGCTCGAGTTCTCGCGCGAGCTCCCCGAGCTGCCCGAGCGCTACGCGCTGGCACCGGGGCTGCTGGAGAAGGTCGAGGAGTGCCAGTCCCCCGTCCGCGCCTTCGCGGAGGTGGACGACGGCGTGGTGCACTTCTACGCCTCGGCACCGCAGGAGGCACCCACCACGCGGGGCTTCGCCTCGATCCTCGCCCAGGGGCTGTCCGGCCTCACCGCTCGGGAGGTGCTCGACGTCCCCGAGGAGTTCCCCCTCCAGCTCGGGCTGACCCGCGCGGTCAGCGCGCTGCGGCTCAACGGCATGGCCGGCATGCTGACGCGGGCCAAGCGCCAGGTCGTGGAGCAGCTCGCCGCGTCCTGA
- a CDS encoding helix-turn-helix domain-containing protein, whose translation MQGRGTPSTERPRADVRRDRRWVLDAHGTFLDTGLLPPHLDPLVAESWRRSRTSGVDPDGPGAPTGLTAAELDAYRSTHPLAPLMPLVRDLVVDGAADDGLVVAVSDDVGRLLWVEGDTRTRRTAEHVGFLPGAVWREQDVGTNAPGTALATRRAVQVLGAEHFARPVQSLNCVAAPVHDATGRVLGVLDVTGGRAAGSHVALSLVRAAVASIERELAAAGAPGPAVDPRRPAVVLLGPAPLLHLPDGPHRLSGRHAEILALLGEHPRGLTSEELAVLLHPGDLSEVTVRAEISRLRRAAGDVVTGSRPYRRAPGLRSDVDVVRERLARGDLHGALAACPGPLLPRSTAPGVERARADLAADLRAAVLARGDAVALEAWTAGDDGADDVEAWQRLVQVTAPGSARWHRARAHLVVVDAALR comes from the coding sequence GTGCAGGGTCGTGGCACACCGTCCACGGAGCGTCCGCGCGCGGACGTCCGGCGGGACCGCCGCTGGGTGCTCGACGCCCACGGGACGTTCCTCGACACCGGCCTGCTGCCACCGCACCTCGACCCGCTCGTGGCGGAGTCGTGGCGCCGCAGCCGCACGTCCGGCGTCGACCCCGACGGCCCCGGCGCGCCCACCGGCCTCACCGCCGCCGAGCTCGACGCCTACCGCTCCACCCACCCCCTCGCGCCGCTCATGCCGCTCGTGCGCGACCTCGTCGTCGACGGCGCCGCCGACGACGGTCTCGTCGTCGCGGTCTCCGACGACGTCGGCCGCCTGCTGTGGGTCGAGGGCGACACCCGCACCCGCCGCACCGCCGAGCACGTCGGCTTCCTGCCGGGCGCCGTCTGGCGGGAGCAGGACGTCGGCACCAACGCTCCCGGCACCGCCCTGGCGACCCGTCGCGCCGTGCAGGTGCTCGGCGCCGAGCACTTCGCGCGCCCCGTGCAGTCCCTCAACTGCGTCGCCGCCCCCGTCCACGACGCCACCGGGCGCGTGCTCGGCGTCCTCGACGTCACCGGGGGACGGGCCGCCGGCTCCCACGTCGCCCTCTCCCTCGTCCGCGCCGCCGTCGCCAGCATCGAGCGCGAGCTCGCCGCCGCCGGCGCGCCCGGCCCCGCCGTCGACCCGCGCCGCCCCGCCGTCGTCCTGCTCGGCCCCGCACCGCTGCTGCACCTGCCCGACGGCCCCCACCGCCTGTCCGGGCGGCACGCCGAGATCCTCGCCCTGCTCGGCGAGCACCCGCGCGGCCTCACCAGCGAGGAGCTCGCCGTCCTGCTGCACCCCGGTGACCTGTCCGAGGTCACCGTCCGCGCCGAGATCTCCCGGCTGCGCCGCGCCGCCGGGGACGTCGTCACCGGCTCCCGGCCCTACCGGCGGGCACCCGGGCTGCGCAGCGACGTCGACGTCGTCCGCGAGCGCCTCGCCCGCGGTGACCTGCACGGTGCGCTCGCCGCCTGCCCCGGGCCCCTGCTGCCCCGGTCGACCGCGCCCGGCGTCGAGCGCGCCCGCGCGGACCTCGCCGCCGACCTGCGGGCCGCCGTCCTCGCCCGGGGGGACGCCGTCGCCCTCGAGGCCTGGACGGCCGGCGACGACGGCGCCGACGACGTCGAGGCGTGGCAGCGCCTCGTGCAGGTGACCGCCCCCGGCAGCGCCCGCTGGCACCGCGCCCGCGCCCACCTCGTCGTCGTCGACGCCGCCCTGCGCTGA
- a CDS encoding sulfurtransferase, protein MSAPLDPNPRLQEYAHPERLVTTEWLAANLGNPDLVVVESDEDVLLYETGHIPGAVKVDWHTDLLLPVERDYLDGPGFADLLGSKGIGRDTTIVLYGDKNNWWAAYTAWVFTLFGHEDVRLLDGGRNLWVAEGRELTTDVPAPAHVAYPHVDRDDTTFRAFKEDVLAHLGHGPLVDIRSPQEFTGERLHIPDYPEEGVLRGGHIPTAHNVPWATAVSEDGTYKPRAELEAIYREGGLGLQLDDKVITYCRIGERSSHTWFALRYLLGIDDVRNYDGSWTEWGNAVRVPIVAGDQPGEAPGRAA, encoded by the coding sequence ATGTCCGCACCGCTCGACCCGAACCCCCGCCTCCAGGAGTACGCCCACCCGGAGCGCCTCGTCACCACGGAGTGGCTCGCCGCCAACCTCGGCAACCCCGACCTCGTCGTCGTCGAGTCGGACGAGGACGTCCTGCTCTACGAGACCGGCCACATCCCCGGCGCCGTGAAGGTCGACTGGCACACCGACCTGCTCCTGCCCGTCGAGCGCGACTACCTCGACGGCCCCGGCTTCGCCGACCTGCTCGGCTCCAAGGGCATCGGCCGCGACACCACGATCGTGCTCTACGGCGACAAGAACAACTGGTGGGCCGCCTACACCGCCTGGGTCTTCACCCTGTTCGGCCACGAGGACGTCCGCCTCCTCGACGGCGGCCGCAACCTCTGGGTCGCCGAGGGCCGCGAGCTCACCACCGACGTCCCCGCCCCGGCGCACGTCGCCTACCCGCACGTCGACCGCGACGACACCACGTTCCGCGCCTTCAAGGAGGACGTGCTCGCCCACCTCGGCCACGGACCCCTCGTCGACATCCGCTCCCCGCAGGAGTTCACCGGCGAGCGCCTCCACATCCCGGACTACCCCGAGGAGGGCGTGCTCCGCGGCGGCCACATCCCCACCGCGCACAACGTCCCCTGGGCCACCGCCGTGTCCGAGGACGGCACCTACAAGCCCCGCGCCGAGCTCGAGGCCATCTACCGCGAGGGCGGCCTCGGCCTGCAGCTCGACGACAAGGTCATCACCTACTGCCGCATCGGCGAGCGCTCCAGCCACACCTGGTTCGCGCTGCGCTACCTCCTCGGCATCGACGACGTCCGCAACTACGACGGCTCCTGGACCGAGTGGGGCAACGCCGTGCGCGTGCCGATCGTCGCCGGCGACCAGCCGGGCGAGGCTCCCGGGCGCGCCGCCTGA
- a CDS encoding ABC transporter permease subunit (The N-terminal region of this protein, as described by TIGR01726, is a three transmembrane segment that identifies a subfamily of ABC transporter permease subunits, which specificities that include histidine, arginine, glutamine, glutamate, L-cystine (sic), the opines (in Agrobacterium) octopine and nopaline, etc.), translating into MSPADHVPSPRAQARTAFRRAQHRRALLVAGVATAVVVAAVLWVVTTAPGWERARDAFFSPERAWEVLPEVAEGLWLNLRVWVVASVVGLVVGLLLAVVRTSRVPALFPARVVTVLYVDVFRGVPVLLVLLLVGFGLPALRLEWLPTSAAFLGGLAIVLTYTAYLAEIFRSGIESVHPSQVAAARSLGLTRGQTVRRVVLPQAVRNVTAPVASVLVSLQKDSGLISILGAVDAIRAAQIATTGDYNFTPYVVAGVLFLLVSIPLTRLVDAWSARQGWRGSLRGVAGAGVLR; encoded by the coding sequence ATGAGCCCGGCCGACCACGTCCCCTCGCCGCGCGCGCAGGCGCGCACGGCGTTCCGGCGCGCCCAGCACCGGCGCGCCCTGCTGGTGGCGGGTGTCGCGACGGCGGTCGTCGTGGCGGCGGTGCTCTGGGTCGTCACCACCGCCCCCGGCTGGGAGCGGGCCCGCGACGCCTTCTTCTCGCCCGAGCGGGCGTGGGAGGTGCTGCCCGAGGTCGCCGAGGGGCTGTGGCTGAACCTGCGGGTGTGGGTCGTGGCCTCCGTCGTGGGGCTCGTCGTCGGGCTCCTGCTCGCCGTCGTGCGCACCTCCCGCGTCCCGGCGCTGTTCCCCGCACGCGTCGTCACGGTGCTGTACGTCGACGTCTTCCGCGGCGTCCCCGTGCTCCTGGTGCTGCTGCTCGTCGGGTTCGGGCTGCCCGCCCTGCGGCTGGAGTGGCTGCCCACCAGCGCCGCGTTTCTCGGCGGGCTCGCCATCGTCCTGACGTACACGGCCTACCTCGCGGAGATCTTCCGGTCCGGCATCGAGTCGGTGCACCCGTCCCAGGTGGCCGCCGCCCGGTCCCTCGGCCTCACGCGCGGGCAGACCGTCCGGCGGGTCGTGCTGCCCCAGGCTGTCCGCAACGTCACCGCGCCCGTGGCGAGCGTGCTCGTCTCGCTCCAGAAGGACTCCGGGCTCATCTCGATCCTCGGCGCCGTCGACGCGATCCGCGCCGCGCAGATCGCCACCACCGGCGACTACAACTTCACCCCGTACGTCGTGGCGGGCGTGCTGTTCCTGCTCGTGTCGATCCCGCTCACCCGCCTGGTGGACGCGTGGTCGGCCCGGCAGGGCTGGCGGGGCAGCCTGCGCGGCGTCGCCGGGGCGGGGGTGCTGCGATGA
- a CDS encoding DUF4190 domain-containing protein, with protein MTAPFPQAPAPAAPPVPPAKGNALAVAGFVVALVSLVTCLVPIVNNLAFLGAVVGLALAVVGVVKARKGAPRGGLAVAGVVLAVLAGIGVLASQAFYGKVVDEVSAELSDLPTADDDGTAVEDAAADAPPAGTAQDDVQDTAQDAAPAAAADGTREHPYRFSQDVSTDDWTVDLGRPYEAWDEIRAENEFNDAPADGTEFWIVPVRATYTGTETGTPWVDLTVEFVGDDSVTYSDYCGVIPDDLMDTDELYEGGTAQGNVCVAVPAGAPGAWTLTAGWFSDPVFFATAR; from the coding sequence GTGACCGCTCCGTTCCCGCAGGCCCCGGCGCCTGCCGCCCCGCCCGTCCCGCCGGCGAAGGGCAACGCCCTCGCCGTCGCCGGGTTCGTCGTCGCCCTCGTCTCGCTGGTGACGTGCCTGGTCCCGATCGTGAACAACCTCGCCTTCCTCGGCGCGGTCGTCGGGCTCGCCCTGGCGGTCGTGGGGGTCGTCAAGGCCCGCAAGGGGGCGCCCCGTGGCGGCCTGGCCGTGGCCGGCGTCGTGCTGGCCGTCCTCGCCGGGATCGGCGTGCTCGCCTCGCAGGCGTTCTACGGCAAGGTGGTCGACGAGGTCTCCGCCGAGCTGTCGGACCTCCCGACGGCGGACGACGACGGCACCGCCGTCGAGGACGCGGCGGCCGACGCCCCGCCGGCCGGCACCGCGCAGGACGACGTGCAGGACACCGCGCAGGACGCCGCGCCCGCCGCGGCGGCCGACGGGACGCGGGAGCACCCGTACCGGTTCTCGCAGGACGTCAGCACCGACGACTGGACCGTCGACCTGGGCAGGCCGTACGAGGCGTGGGACGAGATCCGTGCCGAGAACGAGTTCAACGACGCCCCCGCCGACGGCACGGAGTTCTGGATCGTGCCCGTGCGGGCCACCTACACCGGCACCGAGACCGGCACCCCGTGGGTCGACCTCACCGTCGAGTTCGTCGGGGACGACTCCGTCACCTACAGCGACTACTGCGGCGTGATCCCGGACGACCTCATGGACACCGACGAGCTCTACGAGGGCGGCACCGCGCAGGGCAACGTCTGCGTGGCCGTGCCCGCCGGCGCTCCGGGCGCCTGGACGCTCACCGCCGGCTGGTTCTCCGACCCGGTGTTCTTCGCCACCGCGCGCTGA
- a CDS encoding sensor histidine kinase → MSVPLRPAPAAVHPPLAGPSPRAGRPAGRAWWSRLGTAGVVVVAATSSLVAVAMLSPADPDDVAVIASILAMLTGFVLAGCLVLRRQYPVPLCVAASVAPMLLPMDSAAALLTLPWVWAVARGRTVALCTAAVTAGTAAALWRDAARPAGEHVFSVVDEAGVLSYDPGPVAFVGWGLLFLGLSVAAGIVRRSRAATASARRDTRDAREQTAAEVARSAVLQDRMTRQEERELIAREVHDTVAHHIASISLRASVLEVQHPDDAPTRDAAREVRASAQRAVAELRTLLHSLRTDDGDLLPGTTLEDLVPLLDRLRAGGTQVWGTVFVTDSHLAAPHVTRATFRIVQEAVTNALKHAPDRPVSVTVRAGRGSGVEVRVENPLGTGAPGPGTGHGITGMQERAERLGGSLTAGRDGDRFVVTARLPWAEVGVDPQR, encoded by the coding sequence ATGTCCGTTCCTCTCCGCCCGGCGCCCGCCGCGGTCCACCCACCGCTCGCCGGGCCGTCCCCGCGTGCGGGCCGGCCGGCCGGTCGGGCGTGGTGGTCCCGCCTCGGCACGGCGGGCGTCGTCGTCGTTGCCGCCACCAGCTCGCTGGTGGCGGTCGCGATGCTGTCGCCGGCCGACCCCGACGACGTCGCGGTGATCGCCTCGATCCTGGCGATGCTGACCGGGTTCGTGCTCGCCGGGTGCCTCGTCCTGCGGCGTCAGTACCCGGTGCCGCTGTGCGTGGCCGCCTCGGTGGCGCCGATGCTGCTGCCCATGGACTCGGCGGCGGCGCTCCTGACCCTGCCGTGGGTGTGGGCGGTGGCGCGCGGCCGCACCGTCGCGCTGTGCACGGCGGCGGTGACGGCGGGCACGGCGGCGGCGCTGTGGCGCGACGCGGCCCGGCCCGCGGGCGAGCACGTCTTCAGCGTCGTCGACGAGGCCGGCGTGCTCTCCTACGACCCGGGGCCGGTGGCGTTCGTCGGGTGGGGCCTGCTCTTCCTCGGGCTGTCCGTCGCCGCCGGGATCGTGCGCCGGTCCCGGGCCGCGACGGCGTCCGCCCGGCGGGACACCCGGGACGCACGCGAGCAGACGGCCGCCGAGGTGGCGCGCAGCGCCGTCCTGCAGGACCGCATGACCCGGCAGGAGGAGCGTGAGCTCATCGCCCGCGAGGTCCACGACACCGTCGCCCACCACATCGCGTCGATCTCCCTGCGCGCCTCGGTGCTGGAGGTGCAGCACCCCGACGACGCACCGACGCGGGACGCCGCCCGCGAGGTCCGCGCCTCGGCGCAGCGTGCCGTCGCCGAGCTGCGCACGCTGCTGCACTCGCTGCGCACCGACGACGGCGACCTGCTGCCGGGCACCACCCTGGAGGACCTGGTCCCGCTGCTCGACCGGCTGCGGGCGGGCGGCACCCAGGTGTGGGGCACCGTGTTCGTCACCGACTCCCACCTCGCGGCGCCGCACGTGACGCGGGCGACGTTCCGCATCGTCCAGGAGGCCGTCACCAACGCGCTCAAGCACGCACCCGACCGGCCGGTGTCCGTCACCGTGCGGGCCGGGCGCGGCTCCGGCGTCGAGGTGCGCGTCGAGAACCCGCTCGGGACCGGGGCGCCCGGCCCGGGCACCGGGCACGGCATCACCGGCATGCAGGAGCGCGCCGAGCGGCTCGGCGGCAGCCTGACGGCCGGCCGGGACGGCGACCGGTTCGTCGTCACCGCGCGGCTGCCCTGGGCGGAGGTCGGTGTCGACCCGCAGCGCTGA
- a CDS encoding amino acid ABC transporter ATP-binding protein yields MTAAPVAPVPALLSLRDVRKTYPSGPGRRAGRKVVLDGIDLDVAEHSCVVLVGSSGSGKSTLLRVVDLLEEIDDGQVLLDGVDVADPWVDADAVRARLAMVFQQYNLFPHLTVLDNLTLAPRLVHRRARAEAVEAGHAMLDRVGLAHLAGSYPDQLSGGEQQRAAIARALVSGPELLLLDEVTSALDPELVGEVLDLLTSLRADGTTMLVATHEMGFAREVADEVVFLHDGRVHERGTPAQVLDDPQQERTREFLRRLR; encoded by the coding sequence ATGACGGCCGCCCCGGTCGCGCCGGTGCCCGCCCTGCTCAGCCTGCGCGACGTCCGCAAGACCTACCCCTCCGGTCCCGGCCGCCGTGCCGGGCGCAAGGTCGTGCTCGACGGCATCGACCTCGACGTCGCCGAGCACTCCTGCGTGGTGCTGGTCGGGTCGTCCGGGTCCGGCAAGTCGACGCTGCTGCGCGTCGTGGACCTGCTGGAGGAGATCGACGACGGCCAGGTGCTCCTCGACGGCGTCGACGTGGCCGACCCGTGGGTCGACGCCGACGCGGTGCGGGCCCGCCTCGCGATGGTGTTCCAGCAGTACAACCTGTTCCCGCACCTCACCGTGCTCGACAACCTGACCCTCGCGCCGCGTCTCGTGCACCGCCGTGCCCGCGCCGAGGCCGTCGAGGCAGGGCACGCGATGCTCGACAGGGTGGGCCTCGCGCACCTCGCCGGCTCCTACCCCGACCAGCTCTCCGGCGGGGAGCAGCAGCGTGCCGCCATCGCCCGTGCCCTCGTCTCCGGCCCCGAGCTGCTGCTGCTCGACGAGGTCACCTCGGCGCTCGACCCCGAGCTCGTCGGGGAGGTCCTCGACCTGCTGACGTCGCTGCGGGCCGACGGCACCACCATGCTGGTCGCCACCCACGAGATGGGGTTCGCCCGCGAGGTCGCCGACGAGGTCGTGTTCCTCCACGACGGCCGCGTCCACGAGCGGGGGACCCCCGCCCAGGTGCTCGACGACCCGCAGCAGGAGCGCACCCGCGAGTTCCTGCGGCGCCTGCGCTGA
- a CDS encoding calcium/sodium antiporter has protein sequence MSLSSALLVLSGFVLLVGGGEALVRGAASLARTMGMSALVVGLTVVSFATSSPELAVSAGAALSGSPGLAVGNVVGSNIANVLLVLGLCAIVVPLVVTSRVVRTDIPVMIGLSVLTLLLALDGTISTIDGVLLLALVVAYTVVTVVLSRRERPAEPPRPLPGAEEPTSRFRATRARSILLDVVLVAVGVALLVVGAQLLVRGATQVATSLGVSDLVIGLTVVAVGTSLPELATSIIAVRRGEGDLAVGNIVGSNIFNIGAVLGLTAVIAPGGVGVDPAAVHLDLPLMIAAALALLPLAFTGQIIKRWEGALLVVLYLAYVAFVLLAAADHDAARPFSSAMLGFVLPVTAVWLVALAAYELGLRRGRRQV, from the coding sequence GTGAGCCTCTCGAGCGCGCTGCTCGTCCTGTCCGGATTCGTGCTGCTCGTCGGCGGCGGGGAGGCGCTGGTCCGTGGCGCGGCGTCGCTCGCGCGGACGATGGGCATGTCCGCCCTCGTCGTCGGACTCACCGTCGTGTCCTTCGCGACCTCCAGCCCCGAGCTCGCCGTCAGCGCCGGCGCCGCCCTGTCGGGATCCCCCGGGCTGGCCGTCGGCAACGTCGTCGGCAGCAACATCGCCAACGTCCTGCTCGTCCTCGGCCTCTGCGCGATCGTCGTCCCCCTGGTGGTGACGTCGCGCGTCGTGCGCACCGACATCCCCGTGATGATCGGGCTGTCCGTCCTCACCCTGCTCCTGGCGCTCGACGGGACGATCAGCACCATCGACGGCGTCCTCCTGCTCGCGCTCGTGGTCGCGTACACGGTCGTCACGGTCGTCCTGTCCCGCCGCGAACGTCCCGCCGAGCCGCCGCGGCCGCTCCCCGGGGCCGAGGAGCCGACGAGCCGGTTCCGGGCGACCCGGGCCCGCTCGATCCTGCTCGACGTGGTGCTCGTCGCCGTCGGCGTCGCCCTGCTCGTGGTCGGGGCACAGCTGCTGGTCCGTGGTGCGACGCAGGTCGCCACCAGCCTCGGGGTGAGCGACCTCGTGATCGGTCTGACCGTCGTGGCGGTCGGCACCTCGCTGCCGGAGCTCGCCACGAGCATCATCGCGGTGCGGCGCGGCGAGGGCGACCTGGCGGTGGGCAACATCGTGGGCAGCAACATCTTCAACATCGGCGCGGTGCTGGGCCTGACCGCCGTCATCGCCCCGGGCGGCGTCGGCGTCGACCCCGCCGCGGTGCACCTCGACCTCCCCCTCATGATCGCCGCCGCCCTCGCCCTGCTGCCCCTGGCGTTCACCGGCCAGATCATCAAGCGTTGGGAGGGCGCGCTGCTCGTCGTGCTGTACCTCGCCTACGTCGCGTTCGTGCTGCTCGCCGCGGCGGACCACGACGCGGCCCGGCCCTTCAGCTCCGCGATGCTCGGGTTCGTCCTGCCGGTCACGGCCGTGTGGCTGGTGGCCCTGGCCGCGTACGAGCTCGGCCTGCGGCGAGGCCGTCGGCAGGTGTGA